The following nucleotide sequence is from Chryseobacterium sp. CY350.
GAAACCATTATAAATAAACTAATTGATGCTGCTAACTGAACTTACTCAGATTTTATTTGCACAGGTTGCTGCGCCAACTGTGGTCGCTGAAAAACTTGAATTTTCATTTTGGGACATTCTGTTTCATGGAGGTGCTTTTGCTAAAATAGTAATGGCAACTGTTTTAGCACTTGGTGTTTTCTCAGTGTATCTTTTTTTCGAAAGGTTTTTCTATATCAAACGAATGACAGCAAAAACCGATTCTAACTTTATGAATAATATTGAAGATTTCATTAGAGACGGGAAAATTGATGCTGCGGCAGATTACTGTAAAACTCAGAACTCTCCTGAATCAAGAATTTTAGAAAAAGGAATTTCGAGATTGGGAAGACCTGTTTCAGATATCGTAAGCGCAATGGAATCTCAGGCTCAGATCGAGGTTGCCAACATGGAGAAAAACCTGAATCTTTTGGCGGTGGTACCAAGTATTGCACCGATGCTCGGGCTTTTGGGAACAGTGATCGGGATGATCATTGCTTTCTTTGATTTGTCTCATGCAGAGGGAGCTTTTTCTCCAAAAACATTGTCAGAAGGTATTTATACTGCTTTAGGGCAAACTGCTGTCGGTTTGGCAGTAGCAATTCCTGCCAACTTTTTCTACAATATTTTGTTGACGAGAATTGATAAGTTCGTCCTGAGAACACAGAATGTTTCAGGAGAATTTTTAGATTTAATTAATAAACCTTTGTAATATTCGAATATGAAGATTCAAAGAAGAAATAAAGCCCATCCGGAATTCAGCTTAGCGGCGATGACCGACGTTATTTTGCTGATGCTGATCTTTTTTATGATCACCTCTTCGGCAGCTAATCAAAGCGCGATTGACGTTAAGCTTCCTCAAACGGGAAGTGTGGAAGATAATATTCCGAATCCGATGACGGTAAGTGTAAAGCCAGACGGTTCATATTTCGTTGATGATAAACCAGTTGCAAGAGAATTGGTAGAACAGACGATTGTAAATGATCTGAACATTAAATCTGCAAAGTCATTTACCATCAGAGCAGATGAAAGTACGATGCATAAAGATGTGGTTTTCTTAATGGAAATTGCAGAGAAGCATAAACTGAATATCGCCATTGCAACGGTAAAAGAATAGAAGAAATGAGAGGTTACACGATTAATAGAGAAGAAGAAAAAAGAGACAAACTAAAGAGTGCCGTACTTTCTGCATTAATTTGGTCTGCCATTCTGTTGTTCGTTTTCATCTATAAAATGAAACCTACCGAGCGTCCTAAGGAAACCGAATTGGTAACCACGATGCTCGTAAATTTTGGGGACAACAGAAATGGTGCGGGAGTAGACGAACCAGCCAATCAGGAAGGAAGTTTGGCCGCAAAAGCAGAAGAAAATGCTCCTGAACCTTTGGAAAATGTAGTTTCTGAACCTAAAACAGTCATTACTCCAGATCCAAAACCTAAAGCGCGAAAGACTGATATTAAAGATAAAATTATTACAGGAAATAATTCTAAAGTTACGGCGCCGAAAAAGGAAGATTCAAAAACAAATAAAAAATCAACAGCAAGCTCGACTACAAAAACGAAAGCTAAAAGTTCTGCAACAACAGCCAATTCAAAAACAGGAAATGGTGACGGAAAAGGAACTGCGGCAATCGGAAATTTAATCAAAGGTCGTGGAACAAAAGCCGGAAGTCAGGGAACTGGTGACGGAATCGGAAATGATGGTGATCCGTTAGGCGGCGATGGAAACGGTGACAGCAAAGTAGGAATCGACAGAAGATTGGTCGGCTACATTCCCGGAACGATGGGTAGAGGTGGTGCGCAGCCAAGTCACAGTTGCTCGGCAGGTGGATCAATTACCATTTCCTACACTGTAGATAAAGCCGGAAATGTGGTTTCTGCAAGACGATCGGGCGGAGTTTCAGATCCATGTGTTGTTTCAACATCGGTTTCCTGGGTTAAGAAATATGTAAAGGCTGAGAGAGCCAGTGTTTCTTCTACAGGAACTTACAAGATTTCATTCTAAAAATACAAAAGCACTTTATTCAAGTGCTTTTTTTATTTCGTTGATCCTATTGATAATAGGAAGGGAGAATATTCCACTGGTCTGGAGATATAATTGATAAAAGACGATGGCTTTTTCTGAAAAATCTTTGTTGTCAGTTTCCTTTGCTTTGGCATAAAAAAGATGGCCCAAAAGTTCAAAATACGGAATGTGATGATTACTTTCCTTCTCATGAATCGATTGTGTAATTTCTTCAGCTGATTTTGAAGAAAGTTCATCAAAACTCATCTTAAAAGTATCGTTCATATTGGTGTCGAAAATTCTTTGCTGCTCGGAAATCGTTTCTTCATTTTCACCCAAGATTCTCTTGTTGAGAAATTCAGAAAATTGCTTCACAATGCGAAGAATGTAGTCTTTATCGTGTATCATATTTTTTATTTTTAAATTTATGCAAAAAACAAATACGCCAACAAAATTGCAGTAATTACCCCCACCAAATCAGCCAAAAGCATAGCAACAACTGTATATCTCGTATTCTTCACAGCTACAGCTCCGAAGTAAACTGCAATCACGTAAAATGTCGTATCTGAACTTCCCTGAAGAACTGCCGCCAATTTCCCTTGAAAACTATCTGCTCCAAAAGTTGCCATAGTATCCATCATCATTCCTCGTGCTCCGGAACCTGAAAGTGGTTTGATTAAAGCCGTTGGAAGTCCGTCAACAAATCTTGCGTCTAAATTCGCGGCGTTAACCACCCATTTCATTCCGTCGATAATCACTTCAAAAACTCCTGAAGTTCTTAAAAGCGAAATAGCAATAAGCATTCCCACCAAGTAAGGTATGATTTTTACACTCGTCGTAAAACCTTCTTTTGCTCCGTCAACGAATGCTTCAAAGACATTGATTTTTTTATAAAGTGCTCCGAGTACGATGGCTAAGAAGATAAAAAGAATCAATCCGTTACTTAAAACCTGACTGAAAATATCTAAATTTTCTTTGCTCAATCCTGTCAGATACCAAACAAGCAGTCCAACCAATAGGGAAATTCCGCCGACGTATGCCAAAAGTACAGGCTGCAAAAGATTTATTTTCTGATAAATTGAAACAATAATCATGGCCGCTAAAGTTGCCGCAAAGGTGGCAATCATGCAGTAAAGAAATATATCTGTAGGATTTTTCGAACCTGCAGAAGCTCTTAAAGCAATAATCGACACAGGAATTAAAGTCATTCCGCCTGCGTGAAGACAGAGGAACATAATTTGAGAATTGCTCGCCGTGTCTTTATTTGGATTTAAAGTCTGTAAGCTTTCCATTGCTTTCAATCCAAAAGGTGTTGCAGCATTATCCAAACCTAAAAGATTGGCGCTGAAATTCATCAGCATGTGCCCGAATGCCGGATGATTCTTGGGGATTTCAGGGAAAAGGCGCGAAAAAAATGGTTGAATTAATCTACTTAACAAATTGATTCCGCCTGCTTTTTCAGCAATACTCATGAATCCCATGAATAAAGCCATAATTCCAATTAAACCTAAGCAAATTTTCACAGCCGTTTCGGAAGTTCCAATGACGCCGTCAGCATCCTGAATACGATAAACATGAACATTTTGTTTCAGAGAATCGGTCTTGTAGTGAATTCTGCTATCTACAAAATCACTGTTTTTTGTTAAGTTCTCCTGAATCAAAGGTGAGAAAGAACCCATGTTTTGATTGGCAACTTTGATTGTATCACCGCCTTTTCCTACCACCATATCGTTGAAAATGGTTTTGTAATGGCTGGATGAGATGTATTTTATACTTGCAATTGCGATCGCGATGATGATGAAAGCCGACCAAATTCTGCTGAGAACCATTTGATTAAATTAATTGTTTAAACTTAGTTAAAAAATATTCAGAATACAAAAAGTGATGAAATATAATTTTTGTAGAGGTGAACAAATTTCTAGAATGACAAACTTTGCAGTAATGTAAGGAATTAAAAAATTACTTTTCATCCAAATAAACCAATTCTCCTTCAAAATCATCATCCAAGTTTTTCAAAACTTTTGCGTTGGCAGTTTTCTTTTTTAATTCTTCAATAAAAAAGTTCTTTTCAAAAAACTGACGGTGTATTCCGGGTAAAAGTTCCATAAAATAATCCATTCCTATCTTATTATTATGGAGATCCATCTTGGTTTCTAAAGGCTGATTTGGAAATAATTCTTCATGTAAATCTGTAATTTTCTTGCAGAAATCTAGCGCTTTTTCGGGAGAAGAAATTTTGCTGCAATACATCATAATCAGGCAGCACCACAACGAATGTCTGAAAGCATTTCCTTCGCCGTTTTTAGAAGCCGTTTTAGGATATAATCTTTGTGCAATAGAGAAAGCTTTTACTGTTGCATAAAAACTCAAAATAGAAAATAGAGGATGAGGTAAAACAGCAGATAAAAGCTTAAGAATTTTCTTAAAACTCATGCTTTTTATGGTGTTGAAAATCACTTTAAAAGTCCTCATAATTTAGCTGTTGGCAATTGGCTTATTGCTTTAAAATCAAGCCGTTTATATTTTAAAAATAGGTACTTAATTATTACCAATACTCAAATAAAAATCTCTCCCAAATTGAGAGAGATGATCTATTTTTTAGTTTAAATTTTAAGCTTTTGCCGCTAATAAATTCACTGTTTTAGAAACAACTTCTTTTATTTCTGTTCTTTTTACGATAAAATCTACAAAACCTTTTTCCTGCAAAAATTCTGAAGTCTGGAAACCTTCCGGTAAATCTCTACCAATGGTTTCACGGATAACTCTTGGTCCTGCAAACCCGATCAATGCTTTTGGTTCAGCCATAATAATGTCTGCGGTCATTGCAAAAGATGCGGTAATTCCACCAAAAGTCGGGTCACAAAGGTATGCGATGTATAAAAGTCCGGCCTCTGAAAGCTGAGCTAGTTTTGACTGTACTTTTGCCAACTGCATCAGAGAATACGTTGCTTCCTGCATTCTTGCACCTCCAGACTGACAGATAATCATGTATGGAAGCCTCTTTTCGATACAGTAATCAATCGCTCTTCTGATTTTTTCGCCCATTACAGAACCCAAAGATCCTCCGATGAATGCAAAATCCATACAAGAAACTACCATTTCGGTTCCGTTTACAGTTCCAACTCCGTTTCTGATAGAATCTGTAAGTTTCGTTTTGGCTTTTACTTCTTTCAGACGGTCAGTATAGGATTTAGTATCCTTAAACTGAAGCATGTCGATACTTTCAACATTCGCATCAAGCTCGGTGAATTTTCCCTCGTCAAAAAGAATACTGAAAAATTCAGCACTGCCTATTCTTACATGAAATCCGTCTTCAGGAGAAACATAATTGTTTCTTTTAAGTTCATCGTGTTCTACAACTTTTCCTGACGGAGTCTGGTGCCAAAGACCTTTTGGTACATCTTTTTTATCGTCAGTAGAAGTGGTAATATTCTGTGCTTTTCTTTTAAACCAGTCGAATGCCATTTATGAAATTTTAGATTTAGATTTCGGATTACAGATTAAAAAATAATTTAAAATCTATAACCCAAAATTTATAATTTATTTAAGCGTATTTACGTTATTTAAATCTTCAAATGCTCTTACCAATCTCTTAGAGAAAGTTTCTTCACCTTTTCTTACCCAAACTCTTGGATCATAGAATTTTTTATTAGGCTTTTCTTCTCCGTCAGGATTTCCGATTTGAGTTCTCAGATATTCTACATTGTCTACCATATAATCTCTGATCCCTTCTGTGTAAGCGAACTGAAGATCGGTATCAATATTCATCTTAATTACCCCATAATCAATCGCTTCTCTGATTTCTTCTAAAGTAGAACCTGAACCACCGTGGAATACAAAATTAATCGGCTTATCAGCAGTTCCGAATTTCTCCTGAACAAATTTCTGAGAATTGTCTAAGATTTTCGGAGTCAAAACTACGTTTCCTGATTTGTAAACTCCGTGTACGTTTCCGAAAGCTGCTGCAATGGTGAAGTTGTCAGAAATTGCTTTCAGTTTTTCGTAAGTATAAGCTACATCTTCAGGCTGAGTGTATAATTTAGAATTGTCGATATCAGAATTGTCAACTCCATCTTCTTCACCTCCTGTTACTCCGATTTCTACTTCTAAAGTCATCTGCATTTTTGCCATTCTTTCGAAATATTCAGCAGAAATCTCAAGGTTTTCTTCCAATGATTCTTCAGAAAGATCAAGCATATGAGAAGAGTAAAGAGATTTTCCGGTCTGCTTGAAGAATTCTTCATTCGCTTCCATCAAACCATCGATCCAAGGCAAAAGTTTTTTTGCAGCGTGATCGGTATGTAAAATTACTGTTGCTCCGTAAGCCTCAGCAAGGGTATGAATATGTCTAGCTCCTGCGATACCACCTAGAATAGCTGATTTCTGAGCGTCATTGCTTAGTCCTTTTCCAGCGTTGAAAGATGCTCCACCGTTAGAAAACTGAATGATTACAGGTGAGTTTAATTTTGCTGCAGTTTCCATTACTGCATTTACGTTGCTAGAACCGATTACGTTCACTGCAGGCAATGCAAATTTGTTCTCTTTAGCGTGCTGAAAAATATCTGTAACTAACTGACCTGTGGCAACTCCTGCCGGGAAAATTCTGCTCATGTTTACTTTATTATAATATTAGGATGTTTTTTGAAAATTCTTGTAAAGGTAATAATTTTTGAGAAATTACTAATTTCTTTTATCTCGTCCCCAAAGTAGCTTTTGACGGATGGTTTCGTAGAAGCTTAAATTATTCGGCTGTACCAGCAATAGCTGAAAACTCGCCTTCCTGATCACAATTTCTTTATCAGTCTCAATGTGAATTAATCTTGAATCTAATGAAAGAGAATATTGAGGAACTCTGCTTTCTACTTTAAATTTAATTTCTACTTTATCGTTAACAACCAGAGGTCTTACATTTAAATTATGTGGGGCAATCGGAGTGATGACAAAGTTTTCGTTATTGGGAGAAATAATTGGGCCGCCACAACTTAAAGAATAAGCCGTAGAACCTGTTGGTGTAGAAACAATCACGCCGTCACCCCAGAAAACGTTTAGAAATTCATTGTTGATATAAGAGTCAACCGTCACCATCGAGGTAGTTTCCTTTCTCGAAATCGTCACGTCATTTAAAGCATACGGAAAAAATTCATCTGATTTTGGTGAAACAACTTCAATTACTGATCTTCGGCTGGTTTTTACATCACCTTTTAAAATAGAATCTAATTCTTTGAACGCTTCTTCTTTGGTAAAACTTGCCAAAAAGCCAAGTCTTCCGGTATTTACACCAACAACAGGAATTTCGAGATCTTCAATAAAAGTCAACGAATTTACAATCGTTCCATCGCCGCCAAAAGTGAAGAAAAGATCTATCTCTTTGTCGATAAGATCCTGTTTGTTGCCAAAAGTCTCAAATATTTTTGAAAATTGAAGCGCTTCTGCCATTTCGTCAAACAAAACAGATTTTACGCCTCTGCTTTCCAATTCAGAAATAAATTTGCTTAAGTATAAAAAAGTATCAAGATCTTTTTTCTGAGAATATATGGCTGCCTTCATATTATATTTCGATAAATTTTTGTAAAAAACCTAAACGGTCTTTGAAGAGGTCTGTTTTCTCATCAGAATAATATTTTTCTACGATTCTGTAATCATAACGGTCAAAAGTAGCGTCGATAGAAGCTAAATTTTCGTTGCTGATTTTGATGGTGATGTGAATAAATTCGTCTGACATGAAACTGATAAATCCGCCGTAGAACTTAGAATTGTTGCTCTCGACGATGTTAGCAATCTCTGTCATAGAGTATTTTCTTGCCGGAGTTTCTACCGTAAGTATCGCACCGGTTTCCGAAAACAGAGGATATTTAGAAAAGTTTTGAAACACGTCATCACAACAGATGTATCCCAAATATTTTTCGCTCTTATTAATCACAGGAATCACGTTGGCATTGAAGGTATAAAACAATCGGATGCTATCCATGATATTATTATCCTCCAAAATTGCAAATCGCTCGATCTGATGTTCGAGGTTTTTCAAAGTTCCTTCTTCTTCATAAAGAAAGTCTTTGGCAATTGCTCCGTAAAAGTGGTGTGATTTTTTGATAAAAATATGCGTATATCCAAATGCTTCTAGGGTTTCTCTAGCTGATTCGATGGAGTCAGTCAGATGAAAACACGGAAAATCTTTTGAGATATAGTCCTTGATAAACATTGTGCTAATTTATAAAATTTTAAACGAAACCTTCTTGCTTTATTGCAGTTTTTTTTATTAAAAATAAAAAATGCGAAAAATTATTTTGTTGGTAAAAGATAAAAAAGTATCTTTGTCGCCTTTCATTTTTACTTTTTATTAGATTTATTTCAAACTGCACTGTCTTTTTAGACAGCCGCAGTTTTTTATTTTTAGGGTATTTGCAGATTTTAAAAACTATTTTTTCGTTGCAACGTCTAACTTAAACGCAAAGTTCGCAAAGATCTTTTTGACTACAAAATGTTTTTAAGATAAACAAAGGCGTTCCACTTAGCAAAGACTTTAAGGACTTAATTTTAAAAATAAATATTATTTAATTCCTAAAGCTTTTGCAAACTCCCACATCACAATTCCGCCACAAACACTGACATTTAAAGAGTGTTTTGTTCCGAGTTGTGGAATTTCAATAAAAGAGTCAATATTCTGCAATGCTTCATCACTGATTCCTTCTACTTCATTGCCTAAAATGATAGCATATTTTTTTGAATTGTCAATTTTAAAGTCTGTAATCATCGTGCTGTTGGTCGTTTGCTCGATTCCTACAACGTCGAACCCCTGACTTTTTAAATCATCAATTGTGATATTAATATCAGCTTCATATGACCAATCTACACTTTCAGTTGCTCCCAAAGCTGCTTTGTGAATCTCTCGGTGAGGCGGTTGAGGAGTGATTCCACATAAAATAATTTTCTCAACCAAAAATGCATCTGCCGTTCTGAAAGTTGCACCCACATTGTGCATACTTCTTATATTGTCCAAAACAACAACCAACGGAATTTTTTCTACTTTTTTAAAAGTTTCTACATCAATTCTGTTGAGTTCTTCCAGTTTTAATTTATTTACCAAAATAATTTATTTATTTCTTATTACAATTTACGAATTCTTAGACATCAACGGATTCTTAATTTTATTATTTTCTTACCTTAAATTTTCTAAACCGGAATAAACCTGTTTATTCCTTATTACTGTAAAGAAATTAATTATGAACTACAATTCACTTAAAAGCTTAATTTTCTTAATGTTTAAAATCTAATTAATTTTTCCCACCCATTATCTGATGTACATTTCTCTCAATATTCTGAGCGATCGTCTCCATCGGAATATCGTTTTCATCATTATTAAAAGGATCTTCGATTTCTTCAGCAATCAATTCCAGACTCATCAAAACGTAATATACAAAAACCGTCAGCGGAATCATAAATAATCCGAGACTGATCACGTAAGCAATCGGAAGTGCTACAACGTACAAAATGATAAACTTTTTTATAAATGATGAATAGGAGTACGGAATCGGAGTGTTTTTTATTCTTTCACAACCGCCACATACATCCAGAAAACCCGTCAGCTGCGTGTCCAAATAAAGCATTTCAACATCAGAGATTTTCCCTTCTTTTTTTAACTGATATAATTTATGGGTCAAAAGAATCACCAAATCAGTCGGGCCGTGATTTTTAAGTGATTTTTCAATTTCAGAATAATCTTCATCCAACGCCAATCTCGTAGATTCCTCAGAGAGATGTTTGGCTAAAAAATGTGGAAAATATTTAAGATATCGCGAAATCTGATCGGCCGATTTTCTGTCGTCAGCCAAAATAATATTAATCTTTACGGCAAAATTTCTTGTATCATTCACCAATTTTCCCCAAAGTTTTCTTCCTTCCCACCATCTATCGTAAGCTGTATTGGTTCTGAAAACCAGCAGCAAAGACAAAACAAATCCCAATAAAGAATGAATCAATCCTACATTACTTATTTTAGATTTTGCTGTCAAATGCAGATATTCAACTTCCAGATACTGAATTCCGTACGAATAAATAGCCATCAAAATCATCGTAGGAAACAGGATTTTCATGGTGTCGCTTTTATGCAAGCTGACCAGGATTTTCAGGAAATTTTTGGTATTGTAAACTCTCATGGTTGATGTGCTTTTTGCAAAGATAAATTTTTATAAACTTCAAAAAAAACACTAATTTTATTTCGCATTAAATTTATAAACCCATGATTCTCGAAAACGTAGATGTTGTCAATGATATCAGTAAGGAAGATTTTCAGGAAAATTATTTCAAAAAACAAAAGCCGCTTCTGATAAAAAACTACGCAAGCCGATGGGATGCCTTCGACAAATGGAATTTTGATTTTATCAAAGAAAAAGCTGGCGAACAGGAAGTTCCACTTTATGACAATAAACCTGCGGATTCTAAAAAAAGTTCGGATGCACCCGTTGCAAAGATGAAAATGAAAGATTACATCAACACGATAAAATCTAAACCTTCTGATTTGAGAATTTTCTTTTATATTATCACCGACCGTTTGCCTGAACTACTCAAAAATTTTAATTATCCGGATTTGGGAATTAAGTTTTTCAAAAGACTTCCGACATTGTTTTTTGGAGGGAGTGAGGCACATGTTCTGATGCATTATGATGTAGATTTGGGTGATTTTATGCACTTTCATTTTGAAGGAAAAAAAAGAATTTTACTGTTTGACCAGAAACAGTCGAAGTTTTTATATAAAGTTCCGCTGTCGGTTCACACGGTTTATGATATCGATTATGAAAATCCGGATTACGAGAAATTTCCGGCTTTGAAATACGCAAAAGGTATTGAGATCTTCATGGAACACGGCGATGCACTTTTTATTCCCGGAGCTTTTTGGCATTTCAACAGATATTTGGAACCGGGTTTTTCAATGTCATTGAGAGCTTTACCGAATAAACCGAAAATTTTTGCGAATATGCTGTATCATGTTTTCGTGATGAGATATACTGATAAACTAATGCGAAAATTATTTAAAGCCAAATGGGTGGATTATAAACAGAAGTGGGCATACGAGAAAGCGACTGAAGCGTTGGAAAAGCATTTAAGTAAAAAAAAGAAGGTTTGAAATATTGTCTCTAGCTATCACAAAAAGAATGGATTACAAATTTACTTTTAAGAAACACCTTTTGATTGTTGGAAAAATAGAGGAAGAAAGACATAAAACACTATCCAAAATTCTTGAAAATAATAATCTTGAACTTATTAGATTTCCTAAATCGATGAACTTTCAATTTGATTATCTAAATGTAGTGCAAGCTAAAAAACTTTTCTCGCCGTTTTACGAAACAAAAGGAAAATATAATAATAACCAAATTTTTGATTTTCACATTGATTGGATTGCAGAAAACAACTGCCTTTTTGTTTTTGAAGAATTTCAGCTTGTTGATGATAAATTTACTTAGAAATAATGCGAATTATGATTAATAATTTGGAAGCCAACCGTCAATCAGCAACTAAAGTAATAATGACTTTAGAAGATGAAGCTTGGTTGATGAATAGTCTTACCGAAATTGTAAATGAAACTGAATATAAAACAAAAGATCAGGTAATACAAAGCAATTTACAAATTATTGCATTATGAAATTTTTTTTAAAATTTTTGTACATCAGTAAACCTTCGGGATACTAACAAATAAGCATTTCCCTCCTTCTTTTTTATTTCCTATTTTTACCATCCCAATTTTAAGTAAATCTCAATGGCAAAGGCGACGAAGAAAGAGACCCCGTTAATGACGCAGTACAACACCATCAAGGCCAAATATCCTGATGCGCTTTTGCTTTTCAGAGTGGGTGATTTTTACGAAACTTTCGGACAGGATGCCGTGAGAACTTCTCAAATTTTAGGAATTGTTTTGACGAAAAGAGCCAACGGCGACGGTCATATCGAATTGGCCGGTTTTCCGCATCATTCGGTGGATTCTTATTTGCCTAAATTGGTCAGAGCAGGAATTCGCGTGGCAATCTGCGACCAATTGGAAGATCCGAAAACCGTAAAAGGAATTGTGAAACGTGGCGTAACAGAATTGGTAACGCCCGGAGTGACGTTTAACGATCAGGTTCTGACTTCAAAAAAGAATAATTTCCTGCTTTCTCTTCACAAAGAAAAAGAAAAATACGGAATCGCTTTGGTCGATGTTTCCACCGGAGAGTTTTTGGTGAGTGAAGGAAATTTAGATAAGATTTTACACATCATCAATACATTTGATCCGAGTGAAATCATTTATCAACGAAGCGTACAGATTCCTGAACAATTAAAAAACAGAAATGTTTTTAAATTAGAAGATTGGGCATATCAATATAATTTTGCTTACGAAAAACTTACGAATCAATTCAGAACCAATTCGTTAAAAGGTTTTGGAGTTGAAAGTCTGCCGTTAGCAATCACAGCTGCAGGAGCGATTTTCGCTTATCTGGTTGAAGATACGCATCATAAATTACTGGCGCACATTACCAAAATTCAGATTATTCCGCAGGAAGATTATCTGATGATGGATCATTTTACGCTGAGAAATCTGGAAATCGTTTATCCAAGCAATCCGAAAGGAAAATCTTTGCTGGATATTATTGATAAAACTTCCACACCAATGGGCGGGAGATTATTGAGAAGAAGAATTATTCTGCCTTTAAAATCTGTTGAAGAAATTGGCCGTCGACTTTCGTTGATTGATTTTTTAAACGAAAATGATCAACTGAAATATGAAATTTCAGAATTATTAAAAGCGATCTCAGATTTAGACCGCTTGATGGGAAAACTGGCAGCAGAAAAGATCTGCCCAAAAGAGATGGGCTACCTGCGTCAGAGTTTAATTAATATCCAGAAAATCAAAGGATTGCTTCATCCTCACGCAGATGTTTTGGCTTGGTTGGAACCTTTAAATTCTCTGGATGAATTGATTCAATTGCTTGAAAATTATCTGAATGAAGAACTTCCTGTAAATCTCGCCAAAGGAAATGTAATTAAACAAAATATTTCCGAAGAACTGGACCATTTAAGAGGTTTACAGAATAAAGGACGAGGTTTTCTGGATGAAATGTGTCACCGCGAAGTAGAGCGAACAGGAATTACTAGCCTAAAAATTGATTTTAATAATGTTTTCGGATATTTTATTGAAGTTAGAAATACGCATAAAGACAAGGTTCCAAGTGAATGGATCCGAAAGCAAACGCTTGTTAACGCTGAAAGATACATTACAGAAGAACTGAAAGAATACGAAAGTCAGATTCTTGGTGCTGAAGAAAAAATCAGTGTTTTGGAAAATCAACTGTACCGAAAAGTCTGTTCGGATACGATGATTTATATGGATAGAATTCAGGAAAATTCAAATATTATTGCCCAACTTGATGTGGCGGTTGGTCTCTCGGAACTTGCGGTTTCTGAAAGTTATACCAAACCTGTTTTAAACAATAGTTTTGCCATCGATTTAAAAGAAGCGAGGCATCCGATCATTGAAAATGCGCTTCCTTTAGGCGAAAAATACATTCCGAATGA
It contains:
- a CDS encoding NAD kinase, which encodes MKAAIYSQKKDLDTFLYLSKFISELESRGVKSVLFDEMAEALQFSKIFETFGNKQDLIDKEIDLFFTFGGDGTIVNSLTFIEDLEIPVVGVNTGRLGFLASFTKEEAFKELDSILKGDVKTSRRSVIEVVSPKSDEFFPYALNDVTISRKETTSMVTVDSYINNEFLNVFWGDGVIVSTPTGSTAYSLSCGGPIISPNNENFVITPIAPHNLNVRPLVVNDKVEIKFKVESRVPQYSLSLDSRLIHIETDKEIVIRKASFQLLLVQPNNLSFYETIRQKLLWGRDKRN
- a CDS encoding CBS domain-containing protein — encoded protein: MFIKDYISKDFPCFHLTDSIESARETLEAFGYTHIFIKKSHHFYGAIAKDFLYEEEGTLKNLEHQIERFAILEDNNIMDSIRLFYTFNANVIPVINKSEKYLGYICCDDVFQNFSKYPLFSETGAILTVETPARKYSMTEIANIVESNNSKFYGGFISFMSDEFIHITIKISNENLASIDATFDRYDYRIVEKYYSDEKTDLFKDRLGFLQKFIEI
- a CDS encoding RNA methyltransferase codes for the protein MVNKLKLEELNRIDVETFKKVEKIPLVVVLDNIRSMHNVGATFRTADAFLVEKIILCGITPQPPHREIHKAALGATESVDWSYEADINITIDDLKSQGFDVVGIEQTTNSTMITDFKIDNSKKYAIILGNEVEGISDEALQNIDSFIEIPQLGTKHSLNVSVCGGIVMWEFAKALGIK
- a CDS encoding bestrophin family protein, with translation MRVYNTKNFLKILVSLHKSDTMKILFPTMILMAIYSYGIQYLEVEYLHLTAKSKISNVGLIHSLLGFVLSLLLVFRTNTAYDRWWEGRKLWGKLVNDTRNFAVKINIILADDRKSADQISRYLKYFPHFLAKHLSEESTRLALDEDYSEIEKSLKNHGPTDLVILLTHKLYQLKKEGKISDVEMLYLDTQLTGFLDVCGGCERIKNTPIPYSYSSFIKKFIILYVVALPIAYVISLGLFMIPLTVFVYYVLMSLELIAEEIEDPFNNDENDIPMETIAQNIERNVHQIMGGKN
- a CDS encoding cupin-like domain-containing protein translates to MILENVDVVNDISKEDFQENYFKKQKPLLIKNYASRWDAFDKWNFDFIKEKAGEQEVPLYDNKPADSKKSSDAPVAKMKMKDYINTIKSKPSDLRIFFYIITDRLPELLKNFNYPDLGIKFFKRLPTLFFGGSEAHVLMHYDVDLGDFMHFHFEGKKRILLFDQKQSKFLYKVPLSVHTVYDIDYENPDYEKFPALKYAKGIEIFMEHGDALFIPGAFWHFNRYLEPGFSMSLRALPNKPKIFANMLYHVFVMRYTDKLMRKLFKAKWVDYKQKWAYEKATEALEKHLSKKKKV
- the mutS gene encoding DNA mismatch repair protein MutS, with translation MAKATKKETPLMTQYNTIKAKYPDALLLFRVGDFYETFGQDAVRTSQILGIVLTKRANGDGHIELAGFPHHSVDSYLPKLVRAGIRVAICDQLEDPKTVKGIVKRGVTELVTPGVTFNDQVLTSKKNNFLLSLHKEKEKYGIALVDVSTGEFLVSEGNLDKILHIINTFDPSEIIYQRSVQIPEQLKNRNVFKLEDWAYQYNFAYEKLTNQFRTNSLKGFGVESLPLAITAAGAIFAYLVEDTHHKLLAHITKIQIIPQEDYLMMDHFTLRNLEIVYPSNPKGKSLLDIIDKTSTPMGGRLLRRRIILPLKSVEEIGRRLSLIDFLNENDQLKYEISELLKAISDLDRLMGKLAAEKICPKEMGYLRQSLINIQKIKGLLHPHADVLAWLEPLNSLDELIQLLENYLNEELPVNLAKGNVIKQNISEELDHLRGLQNKGRGFLDEMCHREVERTGITSLKIDFNNVFGYFIEVRNTHKDKVPSEWIRKQTLVNAERYITEELKEYESQILGAEEKISVLENQLYRKVCSDTMIYMDRIQENSNIIAQLDVAVGLSELAVSESYTKPVLNNSFAIDLKEARHPIIENALPLGEKYIPNDIFLDKDSQQIIMVTGPNMAGKSAILRQTAIVCLMAQIGSFVPAKYAEIGVLDKIFTRVGASDNISAGESTFMVEMNEAAYILNNISDRSLILLDEIGRGTSTYDGVSIAWAIAEYLHQHPTQAKTLFATHYHELNEMTVNFDRIKNFHVSIQENKGNIIFLRKLIPGGSEHSFGIHVAKLAGMPSKVVNRANDILKTLEASRSQSSSSESIKRVTEENMQLSFFQLDDPVLENIREELTKIDINTLTPIEALMKLNSIKKMIGK